Below is a genomic region from Pantanalinema sp..
AGTAACCCCAGGCTCGGCTTTTGTCCGGAGTATCTCTTAGAGGGTGAGGCCATGCGGACGCCCCAAGACCAGCCGATTCCAGGCTCGGCCCAGGTGCCGAACAGCGCGGGCGGCTTCTCGTGGGCCGTCGATGACTGGGAGCGCCTCGATCGCTTCCTCATCCTGGGCACCGAGGGCGGCAGCTACTACGTGAGGCCCGCCGCCCTCGCGCGCGAGAACGCCGCGGCCGTGCTGCGCTGCATCGCACAGGACGGCCCCCGGGCCGTCGAGCGCATCGCTCTGATCAGCGAGGCCGCTCGCGCGCCGCGCAACGACCCGGCCCTGTTCGCCCTGGCCCTCGCGGCGGCGATGGGCTCGGCCGAGACGCGCTCGCTCGCGCTGGCCGCCCTCCCCCGCGTCGCCAGGATCGGCACCCATCTCTTCCACTTCATGGCCTACGTCGAGGGCTTTCGCGGCTGGGGCCGGGGCCTGCGGCGCGCGATCGGCGCCTGGTACAACGCCCAGGATCCGGATGACCTGGCGCTGCAACTGATCAAGTACCGGCGCCGGGACGGCTGGAGTCACCGCGACGCCCTGCGCCTCTCGCACCCCGTGCCCGCCTCGAGCGCTCACCAGGCCCTGTATCGCTGGGTCGCACACCAAGAGGACGTCGAGGGTCTGCCCGAGCGTCTCTCGGCCTTCGTGGGGCTGCAACGGGCCGAGACGCCCGAGGCGATCGCCGGGCTGATCACCGCGCATCGCATGCCGCGCGAGGCCGTCCCGACCCGCTGGCTGGATCGGCCTGAGGTCTGGGAGGCGCTGCTCGCGGCGATGCCGCTCGAGGCCATGGTGCGGAACCTTGCGACGATGACGCGCGCCGGCCTGCTGCGTCCTTTGTCGACGGCGTCGCGCCTGGTGTGCGAGCGCCTGGGGGACGCCGAGCGCTTGCGCCAAGCACATCTTCATCCCATCAAGCTGCTCGCCGCCCTTGCGACCTACACCGCGGGCCACGGTGTCCGCTCGAACGCGGGCGAATGGGTACCCGATCCTTCGATCGTGGATGCGCTCGACGGGGCCTTCTATCGCGCGTTCGAGAACGTCGCGCCGAGCGGCAAGCGTATCGTGCTGGCGCTGGACGTCTCGGCGTCAATGGACAGCGGGCAGGTCGCGGGGGTGGCGGGCTTGACGCCGCGCATGGCGGCGGCCGCCCTCGCCCTGGTCACGGCGAGTACCGAGCGCGAAGTCACGGCGATCGCCTTCAGCGACCGGATGGTGCCCCTCGCCCTCTCGGCGCGCGAGCGCCTCGACGACGTCATGCGCGCGACCGCGGCGATCCCTTTCGGGGGGACCGACTGCGCCCTGCCGATGCTGTGGGCGCTCGAGAACGGGGTCGAGGCGGACGCCTTCGTGATCCTGACCGACAGCGAGACCTGGGCGGGCGAAATTCACCCGGCCGAGGCGCTGGCACGTTACCGGGAACGCACGGGCATCCCCGCCAAGCTCGCGGTGGTCGGCATGGTGTCGAACGGCTTCTCGATCGCGGACCCCGCCGATCCCGGCATGCTGGACGTGGTCGGCTTCGACACGGCGGTGCCCCAGCTGCTTTCGGACTTCATCGCGGGCTGGTAGCGCTGAGGGGCTAGACCTCCTCGAAGTCTTCCTTGCCTACGCCGCACTCCGGGCAGGTCCAGGTGTCGGGCACGTCCTCCCAGCGGGTGCCGGGGGCGATCCCGCTGTCGGGATCCCCGAGGGATTCGTCGTAGATGTGGCCGTCGACGATGCAGCGGAACTTACGCATGGGGCACTCTCCTTGCTTACTTGAGGCCTTCGAGGGCCTGACGGTAACGATTGGCGTGGCGCTCCTCGACCTTGGCGAGGGCGGCGAAGCGCTTCTCGGCGAGCTTCAGGGCCTGGCGGAAGATCTCGGCGTGCTCGCGGGACTCCTCTTCCTGCTCGGTGAACTCGGCGGCGGCTGCCTCGTCCTGCTCCTCGACGGCCTTCTGGCGGAACTCGGGGTACATGGTCGTGTACTCGTAGGTCTCCCCCTCGATGGCGAGCGCGAGGATGCGCGAGAGGGTGAGCGTCTCCTTGGGGTAGAGCAGCTCCAGGTGGCCGAAGGCGTGGGCCGTCTCCTGGTGGGCCGTCTCCTCGAAGAGCTTCGCGACCTCCTCGTCCCCCAGCTCGCGGGCGATCTTGGCGAAGTAGAGGTACTTGCGGTTGGCCATGGACTCGCCGCCGAAAGCGGCTTCGAGGTTCTTGCGGGTCACGGTGCGCTGAAGCGGGGTTTCCATCGCGGCTCTCCTTTTGAATCAGGTCATATTTAGAGTCATTCTAAATCACCGGGAAATAAAAAGAGGGCGAGGGCGTCGCTCTCCTGGTTTCTTTTATAACTTTAGAATGATTCTAAAAATGTGTCAACCCCTTTCTTGGGGGGCAAGACCGAATATTTCGAGGTAGCGCTGGATCCGGGCCTCCAGGGTCGGAAGGGGGGCGACCTCGGCGCAGATCCAGTCGGGTCGGTAGTTGCGGCAGACGGCAGGGCGCGTCTCGTAGCGGCCGCACAGGTGGTCGGGCCCCAGGTGGCTGCACGGCACCCCCAGCGGCTTTTGCAGGGTGCTGATGTCCGGTGCCGCGCAGCAGGCGCCGCACGCGACGCACTGGTACACGCCGGGTGCCGGGTTGACTTCAAGGGGGATGACAGGAGGAGTCGTGCTCATACGTCTCCCATCATGGGCCAACATGTGAGGGCTTTCAATCGGCTTCGTCCTTTTTCGCCCATGACGCGGGGGCTTTTCCTGCGGCGTCATGGGACGTGGGCGGAGGCATGCGGCTGAGCGAGCCTTCTACCCGGCGGAGAAAGAGGAGAGGCATGCGCGGAATCATCGCTCTGGCAGGCATCGTCTTCCTCGTCGGCTGCGGCCATTCGACCCGCCCGGCGATCCCCGCCCCGCGGGTGGGGCCTGGGCCTGCGCTGGGCCCTGCGCCCTCGGCGTTTCCGGCCCTGGTCGTCCCGGCGGCGCGCTCGGCGGCCGATGCGGCCGCGGCCTACGCCCGCAACACCTCGGTCGTCGGCAGCGGCATGAGCGGGCCGAACGGCCTGGCCATCGACGCGGGCGGCAACCTCTACGAGTCCGACTACTACCGCGGGACGGTGACGCGGGTGACGCCCTCGGGCGAGACCAGCCCCTACGCCTCGGGGTTCAGCGGGCCGGCGGGCCTCGCCTTCATGCCCGACGGCAGCTTGCTGGTCGCCTGCTACGAGAGCCACCAGCTCGCACGCATCCAGCCGGGCGGCGGTGCGCACCGGCCCCTGGCCGCCTCGGGCCTCCAGAACCCGGTCTGGCCCGCCGTGGACGGCCGCGGCCGGATCTTCCTGGCCGACTACAACAACAACCGGATCGCTCGGGTCGCCGAGGACGGCAGCCTGTCCACCTTCGCGTCGGTCCCCGGGGTGAACGCGATCGCCGTCGATTCGCAGGACGCGCTGTGGGTGACGACCTGGTCGGGCGAGGTCGTGCGCCTTTCGCCGGACGGCAGCCGGATGAACGTCGCGAGCGGGATCGGCAGCGCCTGCGGGATAGCCTGGTCCCCGTCCTACCTGGCGGTGGTGACCTACGGCGGCGAGAACAGCCGGAACGGCAGCCTGTTGCTGGTGGACTTCAGCGGCCGGACCTACCCGGTCGCTTCGCCGCTCGATCGGGCCTCCTCGGTCCTCTTCGATCGGGAGGGGAACCTCTACACGGCCAACATCGGCGACACGGGCCTCAGGAAGTTCGCGTTGCGCTGAGCATGAAGGAGGATGCGCCATGGGAGGCGTCTTGCGTGGTTTACCCGGTGGGGTGCTGGTCGGGCTCTTGGCGGGCTGCGCCGCGGCTGCGCCCGGGGGCGGCCCGAGGCCCGAAGGGGAAAAGGCGGCCGTGCCCCGGGTGAGCGCGATGGTGCAGCCGCCCTCCACCCCCGCGCCGGGCGGCGGCCCCACGGCGTACCCGGCGGGGACCGCGTTCGCCACGGGGACCGTGAGCGTGAGCATCGGGAAGGGCGGGGTCTTCACGCCGGCGCACGTCTACCTGCGGCCCGGCACCCGGACCGTCATCACGAACCGGGACGCGCGCCCCCATTCCTTCGTCGGCTTCGGCGGGGCCACCGACGCCTACGGCTCCATCGCGCCGGGAGAGAGCATCACCAAGGAGTGGCACCACCCCGGCACCTGGACCTTCCGCGACACCCTGACGCCCAATGGGGGCGTCTTCACGGTGACGGACGTGCCGGGATAAGCAGGTCAGAATTGAGATTGGCGCCCACTTGAATCCCCGCCCCCCGGTGGGGCGGGGAGGACGCAGGCAGACGTTTGATTCAGGCAATACGTGCTTAGAACCCGAGAATCTCCTTGGCGCGGTTGAGGTTGCGGATGAACTCGGGCGAGGCGTCGGGGTTGCGATCCGGGTGGAAGGCCTTGGTCAGCATCCGGTAGGTGCCGCGCAGCTGGTCGGGGGTCGCGGTGGCGGTGGCGTGCAGGATGGCCAGGGCCCACTCGCGGTCCGGGTTGGCCTTGCTGACCGTGAAGCCGAACCTGGAGCGCCCCACGTTCGTGCCCTCGCGCCGGCCCTCTTCCCAGCCGTCGCGGCGGCCCCGGTCGTAGGCGTTCATGACGTCGGCGGCCGCCTCGGCCTTGCCTTCCTTGACGCCTCGCTCGTGGGCCTGGTTGACCTCCACCTGCAGCTCGGCGCGGCCCATCTGGCGGCCGCGGTCGTAGGCGTTGCGCGCCTCCTCGCCGCCGGCCTTGAAGCCGTCCTGGCGGCCGCGCTCGTAGGCCTCGGCCAGCTCGTTGGAGGTCTCGCGGCCGTCGCGCAGTCCGCGCTCGTAGGCCTGGTTGAGGTCCTCGCTGAGCTCGTTGCGGCCGGCTTCGCGGCCGCGCTCGTAGGCCTCGCGCAGGCCGCTCTCGACGGTCTCCTGGGTGGGCAGCTCGGCGAGGGCCTCCTGGCGGCCGCGCCGGTAGGCCTCGTCGGAGCTGTTGCTCGCCTGGCTCAAGAGGCGCTGGATGTCGTGCATGACCGTGTCCAGCGAGACGGGGTGGGCCTGGTCGTCGAGCGCCTCGGGGGCCGGGACAGCGGGCGTGATGAAGCCGACGCGCAGCTGCTGGAGCTGCTCGGCGCGTCGGCGGACCCGCTCGGCCTCGGCCGAGGCGATGGCCGTCTTCCACGCGGCCTCCTTGCTGAGGGCCGCGCGGGGGATGTCGCAGCGCCGCGCGATTTCGGTCAGGGTGATGGCGGTGGCGCCTTCCTGCAGCAGGTCGGTCAGGGCCGCCTGGATCTGCTCCCAGCGAAGTTCGCGGGTCGCGAGTCGGACTTGTTCGCTCATCTGAGAGATCGCCTCCGGGTGAAGTGACGATGGAGATTCCGCTTCCATCCTAGCCTAGCGCGCGGGCCTCGCGCCGTAACGGACGCCACACAACAGAAAGCGCGAGCGCGTCCCCCTCAAGAGTCGTGCGGCGCCGGGATGCGCAGATAACGTGCCGCCGCGACCAGGAGGGCGGCCCCCACCCCGGCGATCGCGATCCAGCCCGTCCCGGGCCGGACGTGCTCCACCAGGGCCTCGAGCCCGAGCAGGAAGCCCGTCATGACGAGGCTGACCACGATCCCGCCGTAGAGCCCCTTGGTGAAGATGGAGTTGAGCTCCTTGCGCGCGAGGTTCTTGACCATGTGCTCGATGGCCTGGGCGTCGGCGCCCCGGATCTTGCTCTCGACCAGGCCTCGCACGTCGATGAGCCGCGAGAGCCGAGGCGCCTCGCGCTGGGCCAGGGCGAGGAGCTGCCGCTCGATGGTCCCGTGGATACGCGCAAGCCTTTCTTGGCCGAGCCGGTCGCGCAGGCGCCCGATGGGCAGGGCCAGCACGAAGGAGGCTCCCTGGCCGATCAGGCCCTGGAGCTGCCGCTGCAGGCCCGCCTCGCGCAAGAGGTCGAAGCCGAAGTCCACCGCCTCGCGGATGGGCCCTTCCTTGCTCGCGGCCTCGAGGTCGCCCTCGGCGAGGGCGCGCAGCCCCGCGGGCAGGAACTCCTCGAGCGGGGCCTGCCGGAAGCGCGTGAGGAGGTGGTCCACCCACTGCTGGAGGGTGGTGCGGGTCGCGTCGCTCGAGAGCACCCGGGCGACGAGGCCCTTGAGGTCCCGGCGCAGGTCGTCGGGGACGGTGGCGTAGCGCGCGCCGAGCGGGGTGCTCGCGATCTCGGTGATGGCCTGGTCCAGCTTCTGGTACAGGCGATCGCGGTTGGCCGGATCGTTCAGGCTCTCGCGGAAGCGCGCCACCTGGCCGGGGAGGATCTCGAGCACCTTGCGGCGGTAGTGGGCCTTGTTCTCCCGGTAGGTGGTGCGGATGAACCAGCCCACCAGCTCGTTGAGCAGGCCCTGGCGCGGCAGGTCCTCGACGAAGCCCTCGACGCTGTCGAGGACGTAGCGATCGAGCCAGGCCTGGGTGCCGGGGCGCTTGAGGGTCTCCTCGAGCGCCTTGAGCCAGTCGGGGATGCGGTGGCGGGCCTCCGAGCGCAGCCCGGCGAGCGCCTCGTCGGACAGGAGTTTCCCCGGCGCGCCGAGGCCCGAGAGCCAGGCGTCGATGCGCTCGGCGTTCAGCTCGGGCGCCTCGGCGAGGCCGCCGAGGCGGGTCTCGACCATCCGGCCGATGGCCTCCCACACCCCCGGGGCGAGCAGCTCGTCCATGCGCATGGCCTTGCGCTCGACCATCAGCCGGGTGAGGACCAGGGCGCAGCGCTCGCGGACCTCGGGGCTGTTGGCGAGCGAGGCCAGGTACTCGCCGCACCACGAGCTGAGCACGCGGATCTCCTCGTCCAGGGCGCCGGTGTCGCTCAAGAGCTCGCCGAGGAGCGCTCGGACCGAGGGCAGGTCGCGGTCGACGAAGCGATCCACCTCGCTTGCGACGTTCTCGCGGATCTTGGCGGCCATCTCCGGGCTGGTGATGAACGTGGCGAGCGTCTCTTCGGAGAGCAGCCGGTCGGCGATGGAGTTGGCGACCTGCCGGGCGAGGGCGTCCTGGCGCGCGGGCAGGACGCCGTGCAGCTTCAGGCCGGCGAAGCGCCTGGCGGTGTAGGGCCGAAAAAGGAGCTGGACCGCGCCGAAGTCCACCAGCCGGCCCGTGAGGCCGCCGATGATGACGGCAAGCAAGAGTTCATGCAGGAGCAGGGCGTCAATCATGCCGTTATTCTAGCCCAAAGCGCGGCTCAGCGCGTGAAGGGCACCGGCATCTGGCGCCGAAGCTCGCGGCGGCGGCTGGCGTTGCCCACGCCCTCCTCGTCGAGCATGCCGAAGTACTCGCGGTAGGCGTCCAGGTACGGTTCGAAGAGGTCCTTCATGGCCGCCTCGAGCGAGTCGACGTACGCGCGGCTCTCGGCCGGCTCGGCGAGGGTCCTGAAGAGGCGCTTGCCCCAGCCGGTGCTGCCGTACTTGGGCCGACGCACGAAGACGTTGCGCACCCGCTCGACGCGCGCCGGCGCGTAGACCAGGCCGCAGCGCTCCAGGTAGCGCAGGTCGTTGAGCAGCGCCCCCGACGCTCGCGTCCCGGCATAGCTCTCGGAGAAGCGCGGGGCCAGGATCGCGCGCAGGGCCGGGTGACGCAACAGCGTCAGCACCGCCTCGCGGCCGTCCAGGTAGATGCGCGGGTCGCCGACGGCGCGCGCGATGCTCTCGAGCGCCGCATAGCAGGTGAGGAAGAGCAGCGCCAGGCGCGAAGGGCCGTGGCCCACCTGCTCGGTCAACAGGTCGAGGGCCACCTCCTCGAGGGCCAAGAGGAGGCCGAACTGGACGCGATCGCCCCCCCACAGCTCGGCGAGGATGCCCTCGGCCTTGGTCTCGTCCATGCTCGCGTCGAGGCGGCGGTAGGCCTTCACCCACTCGGCGAAGTGCGCCGCGTCCGGCTCGATCTCGGCGTCGGAAGGGACGTACACCCGCAGGCCGATGC
It encodes:
- a CDS encoding DUF445 family protein — its product is MIDALLLHELLLAVIIGGLTGRLVDFGAVQLLFRPYTARRFAGLKLHGVLPARQDALARQVANSIADRLLSEETLATFITSPEMAAKIRENVASEVDRFVDRDLPSVRALLGELLSDTGALDEEIRVLSSWCGEYLASLANSPEVRERCALVLTRLMVERKAMRMDELLAPGVWEAIGRMVETRLGGLAEAPELNAERIDAWLSGLGAPGKLLSDEALAGLRSEARHRIPDWLKALEETLKRPGTQAWLDRYVLDSVEGFVEDLPRQGLLNELVGWFIRTTYRENKAHYRRKVLEILPGQVARFRESLNDPANRDRLYQKLDQAITEIASTPLGARYATVPDDLRRDLKGLVARVLSSDATRTTLQQWVDHLLTRFRQAPLEEFLPAGLRALAEGDLEAASKEGPIREAVDFGFDLLREAGLQRQLQGLIGQGASFVLALPIGRLRDRLGQERLARIHGTIERQLLALAQREAPRLSRLIDVRGLVESKIRGADAQAIEHMVKNLARKELNSIFTKGLYGGIVVSLVMTGFLLGLEALVEHVRPGTGWIAIAGVGAALLVAAARYLRIPAPHDS
- a CDS encoding rubredoxin; its protein translation is MRKFRCIVDGHIYDESLGDPDSGIAPGTRWEDVPDTWTCPECGVGKEDFEEV
- a CDS encoding rubrerythrin family protein; this translates as METPLQRTVTRKNLEAAFGGESMANRKYLYFAKIARELGDEEVAKLFEETAHQETAHAFGHLELLYPKETLTLSRILALAIEGETYEYTTMYPEFRQKAVEEQDEAAAAEFTEQEEESREHAEIFRQALKLAEKRFAALAKVEERHANRYRQALEGLK
- a CDS encoding TROVE domain-containing protein, which produces MRTPQDQPIPGSAQVPNSAGGFSWAVDDWERLDRFLILGTEGGSYYVRPAALARENAAAVLRCIAQDGPRAVERIALISEAARAPRNDPALFALALAAAMGSAETRSLALAALPRVARIGTHLFHFMAYVEGFRGWGRGLRRAIGAWYNAQDPDDLALQLIKYRRRDGWSHRDALRLSHPVPASSAHQALYRWVAHQEDVEGLPERLSAFVGLQRAETPEAIAGLITAHRMPREAVPTRWLDRPEVWEALLAAMPLEAMVRNLATMTRAGLLRPLSTASRLVCERLGDAERLRQAHLHPIKLLAALATYTAGHGVRSNAGEWVPDPSIVDALDGAFYRAFENVAPSGKRIVLALDVSASMDSGQVAGVAGLTPRMAAAALALVTASTEREVTAIAFSDRMVPLALSARERLDDVMRATAAIPFGGTDCALPMLWALENGVEADAFVILTDSETWAGEIHPAEALARYRERTGIPAKLAVVGMVSNGFSIADPADPGMLDVVGFDTAVPQLLSDFIAGW